The Arachis ipaensis cultivar K30076 chromosome B10, Araip1.1, whole genome shotgun sequence DNA window GGAATGCAATGCAAACATTACCTTTTTTTATGAGCAGAGCTTCCAGTGTTCTTGTGGAAAAATCATCTCTCCCTCCCAAATCTTGAAATCCTATCAATCTATCCACCGCAATGCCTTGCCTGAGAAAAAGAAACACCATAGCCAATATATTGAGATATTAAGTTGTTAATCTTCTATATATAAAGGTGATTCGGGGGAATTTAGTACTCAATTTCTTCCATAGAATAGCCTTCTCATGTACTAATAAAATaacattttattatttcttataaAACTTGAACCTAAGACCTCTTAATAGAAGAATAAAGTACTTGCTATTTTGACTATTCCATAATTATTACTATTATACACATTACAAAGGTGGACTGATAGGCATATCAGTCGATAAAAAAGATATCATTATTTAGTTGAAAATGGTAAAAattagtattaaaaaaaaaaaaaaaggtagttATTTTAGCTAGTTCATATAGGCAGTTATTTTTAAAATACTATGGGTCCACTTACACCATATTTAAATCTTATTGACTTACAATGCTGAAACACTAATGTATTCTAAATTTCATCAATTCAACCATTGAATCATGTCATACTATTTTGATAATCAAACTCATCAAATTTCGAGAAATTCGAACATCAATAAATGAGTTATCTTAAAGTAGATATTTACTTGTACTTTTAAAACTATATTATACTTCAAAATTAAATGAAGTTTTATGTTTTTGCAAAATTAATCTATATGATAAAATGTCTTAATTTAACAGATGAATGAGAAAACTGAGTCTATAAAAAGTTATTCACATGTGTAAGTCTTGTTGAGTTACATCATCAAATAACTTCTTAACAAAAAGATGGGAAGTTAAAGAGAGATCATTTTTGGATTTTGACACAAATGCGAGAATCCCCTATACATATGTAACAGATAATAGATATTAGATAATAAGGATTAATAGTCAAATTCATCTTGAACAATCATTTATTCTTCAAATTGGTCCCTAAAAAGCTAAAAGATTAAATTAGTCATATTAGCCCTTGAAAGATAAAACGTAAGTCAAACCGGTGCTTCCGTTGGTTAGATAATGACGTGTCATGTTAAATGCCACGTGACACGATAACACGATAGGTTAATGCCACATGTTACAAGATGATCAGTTGACGTGTCAGGTCATTGATACGTGGCATGCTACGACTTATCTGACATGtcataaatttatttataatcaaatcAATCCCTAAAAATACATATGTAAGTCATTTCCGtcccaaaaatattaaaaattgatcAAATTTGTCGTTATATAAAcgtctcttattttttttataatattaaagttTTAATATTTGTTAATCCtactaattttaatttcattttttacaCCTTAATAACAAAATTTCCTTcggataaaatataaaaataatcaaaCTATTACAAAGTTATTTTCTCATTTGTATTTTCAGATTTTACATTTTCAAATTCTAGTTTTTTTGTAGTGAGATttctttatataaataattttatcagactattattaattatatactAAAAGTTTTAATCTTTTGGATCTCACTAAATAAATATAgtagtattttaaaattttaatctttTAGATCTCACCCAAAATTTAGTTCAATCTATCACTAGTTGTCCATTTTTAtctttctatatttattttagtttaaaattctttttaacaattttttatttttaaatctgaCAATTAAAAAGATAGAGAGAAATGATGATAACTAAATAGTAATGATATTAAAAAAGAACTACATAATAAGATTCAACGAGTGAACGCACANNNNNNNNNNNNNNNNNNNNNNNNNNNNNNNNNNNNNNNNNNNNNNNNNNNNNNNNNNNNNNNNNNNNNNNNNNNNNNNNNNNNNNNNNNNNNNNNNNNNNNNNNNNNNNNNNNNNNNNNNNNNNNNNNNNNNNNNNNNNNNNNNNNNNNNNNNNNNNNNNNNNNNNNNNNNNNNNNNNNNNNNNNNNNNNNNNNNNNNNNNTTGTTTATAAAGGTttagaaaataatattaaaattagtagtattaaaaaatattaaaaatttaatattatgaaaaaaaacaaaagagattTATATGAGGACTAGCttgatcaatttttaaaattttagaaatgaaGATGACTTATGTGTGTATTTTCAAAGACTAATTTGACTCTAAATAACTTTATGACATGTTAGATGACACGTGGCATGTCACGTGTCACTGActtgacacgtcaaccaatcatatTGTGACACGTAACAATGATAACATTAACCTACTATGTCATCATGCTATGTGACACTTAATGTGACACGTCCTAACTGACGGAATGATCAATTTGACTTAAGTTTTATCTTTCAGGACTAATATGACTAATTTAATCTTTTAGGGAACAATTTGAAGATTGAGCGATCTTTTAACCCTAGATAATAAGTAATAGATGAAGTATAAACTGGTTTGACAACATCATCCTTTTTGTTTCTACAAAGCTACTAACAATTAGTCACTAAGGAAAAACCATGATTGTCTTAGGCACTTGGAATGTAAAAAGTCTATTGCAGAGTAAAGATTGTTGAtagtcattttttatttatttgtatttcaATTTTTATGAAATCAGCAACACACAATATGCTTTGTGAATATTAAAAGCACTCAATTAAATGAGGTAACAGATGTAGGCCGCACCTGAACAGTATGACACAAGGCAAAGTCTTTATTGCCAGTTTTGCGACGAAGAATGGTGCATGCTGAATTCCATTATCAACAAAGAACACTTTTACGCGATTTCTTTACCAAGAGCAAAACAGTGATGTCAAAGTAATAAGACTAATGTCACAATTAGATTGGCTTAATGATGAGAAAACAGTCAAACATAAAATCTTCTCTActgcaaataataataatgtaagtgTTAATGCTGACCTCTGCATCAAGCTTGATGAACTTCGTATCTATGTGCTTTGGTGAAAGGGTGAAGGGGCAAGAGATGTCTTGAAGTCTAAACCCAGAAAACATACTTGCACTGATAGAACTCCTTATGGTAGAAATGACAAATCACTTTCTCACTTCCGGTGACTTCAGCTAAGAAATCCCCTTCAGTTATCTCTCTGTACTCCCCATGACCTTTCTTCTTCCATTCCTGCCGTTTCTCTGCTTCTTTCTAACAAGACAAATCTAGTAATTAGTACtgaggtatttaataaataataacattGTCATGAATCCTGATACATATGGAATACAAATATTCATACCTTTAGAGCTGCAATTCTATCTGCATGCAATTTTTCCAACTCAGGATCCTGATATATCCATTTGAATTAGTAAGGGAGAATATCGGGAATGGATTTTCTCATGTCAAATATTCACATGATCTTGTCACGTACAGATTTTCAACACTAATTAAGAATGAACAAGGGACTGCATCAGCATCTAATTGAAGGTACAAACTAAAACATGGCAAGGTCATGTGAAAACTTCACGTGAGAAAATCTATTCTAAGGTGTACACGAATAAACATATATGACAAGGTTGAGAAGTTTACAAATCATTCATCCATTAAATCATCAAGGTCAACCTCCTGGTTAGAAGAACTTGATGCCTGCGCCTTCTCTTGTGCAAGCAATTCCTGCAGGAAGCATAATATTAGTCAGATCACATCAGCATGAAACACCTATTGTGCTATGAGCGTGAGGTGTGTGCTATGAATGCCATAACAGAATGTATGTGTTACTGTGGTTATAAGAGTTGCCTATACAGATTAATCAGCTGCTCATCATCAACTATGGTAAGGTTCTTAAATATTTTGCCATAAGAACAActtaacaagaaaagaagaaaaaagataatTGCAGAACAGTTTCAAGTTTTCAACAACATCAAAGGTTCAAATTATTGAAAAAACAAGGCAGTTCAATTCCATGGACACCTAGTTCGATTTGAtgtgcaagaaaataaaaatacatttcaAGTGTATAGCAGAATTTAAGCATTAAAAAGAACAGTCAAATACTGTATGGTGGATGTGCGAGATGAACTGCAGCAAGACATTAATTTCAGAACCACCAAATCACACAATTCTAACAAATAATCTGCCATGAAATCACTTGTTCCAAAAGCTTAAACTGATAGAAGAAGATACATGAATAATTTATCTCAGGCTCGCCTCTTTACACAAGAACCTCTTTTAGGTTTGTGTGGATTTTTGTATAggcttttttattttctctctcttttatttgTAAAATTGCTAAAATTCTTTCTTTTGGGTGCACAAGATCAAACTTTTAGACTTTTTAATCATAGAAGCCCTAATACTGTATATGCTGTCACAAAAGCTTCAGCGCGTGGACACATAATGTCCCTAACATAATTTATGGTAACTTAAAACAACTGTCTCAGAGAAAAATATTGAACTACAGAATCAAAGGAAAAATGTCCAAAGCACTGTAAAAATATTATAACTAGTATTAGAAACATCAACGGCGACTTCAACCAACGGATTAAGCCATTAACTAAAACAGGGTTAGGATGCCAAATCTTCACCTAAAACCTTAAGGCAATGGATTTATGACCTTCACCTCTCACACTTGATATCTCGTTGACAAGGAAAATGCCCTAGGATCTCTCATACAGCTATTGAATGGAAACGACTgagtgaaaatgaaaatgaaaaaatgtAATGAGAAGAATTAGATAATGAACCTTCTGATAATCACGGGCGGCTGCAGCCATTACGTTTCCAAAGGCAAGATTTGACAAAGTGGACTTTACTGTGTTCGGATTCATTTTCGAACCAGGGAACGGGAGAAGCCtggcttttttatataaataaatattcaaAAAACTTTAATTCCGAAAATAAGCACCGAAGCAAATTGTTCCACAATTGCGCATGGCTAACTTAAGGCCGGCGCCTGCGAAATGGAGTTCCAAGTCAATCCAGGTGTGGTGCCCGCGAAATGGGCCTGACAGCAACAGGGGCCACCTCTTGAGCGGCGCCCACAAAATGGTAGCGCAGCCATTTAGTGGCTGGCGTCCACGAAATGACGATATCAGGGGAGGCGGCCACGAATTGGTTCCAACACAGAGGTACTACACGCGAGATGGTGCACTTCATGTGTACTGCCAACGAAGTGGGATCTTAATTTGCCTATATAAACGCTTGTGGGTCATTCACGGAAGGAGCCATTTTATCTGCATTCTCCTCCAACTCCAAAATTGCTCTCAACGTCACAACCTTCTTCCTCTCAAAAAATTGTGGGTATTGAGTTTGGTTTGCTGTATATATGGCTTCTGAGAACGTTTATGTGATTATATATCCTAATGGAGAAATTTTTCATTCGGCAGAAGTTATTACATTTATTTGTGATGATCCACTTTGGATAATAATTATGCCACAGACATCGTTGCAAGATTTGAAGAATCAGATTCTGATGCATACTGGAATGGTTGGAAAAAAAGAAATCACAAAGCTGACTTACAGGATGTCAGTTGCAATGGCCAACTCATTTGCGTATAAAAAAATGCAGATAAAATCTGATCAGTATGTTTCAATGATGTTTTCTTATCATCGCAGCATAGGAAGCATTTATTCGTTGGAGCTTTGTCTGAATCTTCAAGATATTGGTGGAAGCTCATCCAGTTCCAATAATGTGGAGGGTGTAAGAAATCTGGGAGCGGCTGATTTTGTTCCGGGTCGGGATACCAGTAGGGCCCGTAGTCCAAGCTTTAATGCGTTTGTAACGCGGGAATAGAATGCAGATATTCGTGAAGCACGCCCCTCCCCTTCCACCCTTGTTGGGTTCGATAGGTATCCTACTTCTGGTATTGCAGAAACGTCTGACGAAGATGAGATTGAAGATTTCAGCGGTGATGAGGCAGAAGCCGTTCCGGAAACCCAGCCTCTTTATGGCAATTTTGTTCCTCCAACTCATGTCGCATCGGGAGGTGGTGGTGTATCCTGTAGAACACCAGCACACTACCTGTCTTTAAATCTTGAAGCAATGCATTCGAGTACCGCAGAAGACAGACCGAGCAGCTACGCTTTGTCAGGCGAGATGGAGCTCGAGATTTGGTTGAAGTTTCTCAACAGGGAAACAACAATACTGGCAGTCAAAAACTACAACATTCGTAGGAGTGCAGAATACAAGGTAGTAGAGTCAGACCAAAGTAGGTATGTGTGTCAATGCAAGCAGTTTGGGGATCAATGTCGTTGGATGGTACGGGTCGCAAAGACAAGGTCTTCTAGATTTTGGGAAATTCGAAAATACCAAGGGCCTCATAGTTGCTTGGCAAGTTCGATGTCTCAAGATCACGCTCAACTTGATAGCAATGTCATCTGCCAACATATATTCCCCATGGTGCTTGCTGATGCGACGATTTGTGTAAAGGTGTTGCAAGGAGCGGTAGAGTCAGCATATGGGTACAAGGTGTCGTACAAAAAGGTTTGGCACGCGAAGCAGAAGGCAATCGCCAGAATCTATGGTGATTGGGACGATTCGTATGACCAGTTGCGTAGATACTTCAATGCGCTGCAAGCTTTTGTCCCAGGTATAACTTGCATTGCACTCTTATTGGTCTTTGCTATTCATTGTCCATTTAGTCCTTTATATGTTTGACTAAGTAAGCATTTTCGAACCAGGGACAATTGTTGACCTCCAAATGCGGCCGTACTATGTCGGGAACACTCTAGACCGTGATAGTGTCATGTTTCATCAGGTTTTCTGGTCGTTCCCGTCATGTGTTGAGGCTTTCAAGCACTGTAAGCCCCTGGTCTCAGTGGACGGAACACACCTGTATGGTAAGTACGCGGGCACCCTTCTCATGGGCATAGCACAGGACGGAAATAACAACATTCTACCCGTCGCTTTCGCAATTGTGGAAAGAGAGAATACAGATTCATGGTATTTCTTCCTTACCAATCTGAGGAGGCATGTAGCGACTCAGCCAGGAGTTTTGCTTATCTCTGACAGGCATGCAGCAATAAAGGCTGCATTGGAGCGGGATGGGTGTGGATGGGAACACAATGTTTACTGTGTACAACATATTGCCTCCAACTTTGCAACCAGTTTCAAGAGTAAGGAAGCCAAAAGACACCTGGTTAATGCCGCGTATTCGAAGACGCAAGAGCAGGCGCAGTACTATCTGGAATTAATCAGTAGCGAGGATCCCATAACATCTCCGCAGATGATGGCCTGGATCCGAGGGTTAGAGCCACCTAAATGGCTACAGCACCGTGATGATGGGCGACGATATGGTCACATGACGACCAATCTTTCTAAGTGTATCAACTCCGTCCTCAAGGGCACTAGAAATCTACCAGTCTGTGCAATTGTCAAGTCTACCTACCATCGCCTGAATGAGTTATTCGTCATCAAGGGTCGACAAGCACAAGCGCAGATTGCATGCGGTCAGGTGTTCTCGCAGTTCCTGCAAAAAGTGATATTAGCGAACCGTGAGGGAATTTCTCAGATGCTAGTGACGTCGTACGACAGAGCTACTTCCATATTCATAGTCGATGAGATAGCAGATGTAGGGGTGCAGTCTCGATTTTGGGTTTACCTTGAGCGTCGCAGGTGTGACTGTGGTTACTTCCAGGCGTTACACTACCCCTGTGCTCATGCTCTGGCCGCTTGCGCATATGCGAGACTGGAGTGGCAACAATATGTCGAGGTGGTTTACCGGGTTGAGAACGTATTTCGGGTCTACGAAATGGAATTCCAGCCAATGCCGAACGAGGAGATGTGGCCCCCGTATGAAGGACAACGTGTTCGTCCCAACCCCCTCTTACGGCGTACAATGGAATGACGTCCGGTGTCTACGAGGATTCAGAATGAGATGGACGAGATTGAGCCGGGACCAGGTAAACAGTGCAGCCTTTGCAGGCAACCAGGACATACAAGGCGACACTGTCCGAATGTTTTTGCCACCTAAAAAGCCACCAATTTCGTTTATTGTACTAAGTTAGTGCAGTATTTGAGCTTCATTGTACTGAAAAATGTCAACTGTTTGTTCTTGCTTTATTTAATGCTATTTGCGTCTGTTGTTTATTTTAccgcattgttgttgttgttgttgttgaataacCGTAAGAAAATGAGGAACCATCATTACTAAAACTACCTATGTACATCATATGAAGATAAGCAAGTAAAACAATACTTAATGGAAGCAACTAAAACAATATATGTCGCGCCTGCGGGGACAACGTCAACTCGCAGATCATGCAATGCTGTAGGGGCAGACAAAAACCTCCTTGTTCTGTCGCAGTACCACCTATAGTAATTTTGGCTGGGACGCAATGTATCTGCATGATCAATCCACAGCCGGTATGCCTCAGTGCGCCGGTTAGCCCATACTTCAAACCACGCGGATAGTCGCACCGGCCACCATCCGTCATCATTGCGGGCCGATTGTCGATGGAAGGTATCAATATTAATCGAAGGGTTTGGAGGTCCTTGCTTTCCCCCAAATTGAAGCAACACCCGGTGAACATTAAGGACCTCAATCCACCTGAAAAATATGAGAGGCACAACCGCCGTATAAAAATCTCCATGTGGGTGGCCGAAAAATTTAGCAGGAACTCTATACAGAATTCGGGAGTCCATGTACGGCTGCCAAACAAACTACACAGAAAAGGAACCCCGTCACTACAGGTATTTACGCACttattaaaaagaaattaataaCAACCACCACCTACCTCATCCACCTGCAGATTGTCCAACCTCAGACGGTGCCTCAGTAGGCGCTGCTCAGCATAgtcattttgtcccttttttctCACCCACCTAGTGGACAACAACAACTTTAAAATAAATCTATTTCCAACCTCAAATGATAGCTAAAAAAGTCACAAAGTGAGAAGAATCATAACATACCTCGTGGCTAAAGGAAAGCTGTATGGTGTCGTGACATTCGGTGCCCAAAAAAATAATTTGTAGTATATCCACGACATAAGCAATGTATGACACCCAGCCAGAACCTCAACATTGTAATCTGTTGCTAGGCACATAGCACGATATAACCAACAGAGCACGGCGCTACCCCAACTGTAGGTACGGATGGCATCATAATAAGCCAATAACGGCAGATATCGAACATGCACCGTGTTGTTGGCCTTGTCCGGAAGAAGCACGCCTCCCAACAAGTAAAGTATGTAACAACGTGCATACTGCGTGAGACCATTATCTTCTAAGTCAAGCGGCATTTGCTGAGGACGATTCCTGAGCCATTTCAACTTGATGTTGAATTTTGTTGTCCCTACGTGACCGGCAAGAACCTCACCTAGATGTTCATGACACCATTCCCAAATATCTCTTTGGTGAAACTTGCTCCATGACCTCAAAGTACCACTGACAGGCTGACCATCAACAGGTAGACCTAACTGCATTGCAACATCCTCCAAGGTTATGGTACACTCACCCCAAAGGAGGTGAAATGTGTGTCTCGGGTCGCCATCATTCGACAAAGGCGCTAATAAGTGGATTGTCATACTCGAAGCGCTTTATCAAAGAGGCATGGTAAAATCCTAACGGTCTCAAATAAGGCTCATGCCTCTGCCGCCTAATTTCCATGCTTAGATTTGCAGGATCTGACATGAAAACGTCGACGAGTGTGCCATGAAGAGTAAGAACACGTGTGGGCTGTAATATAATAtagcaagaaagaaaataattataaatactaTAACATTTTTTATATTGAAAAATTAGTTCCAAGGACATTGCTAACAAGATCAATTAGCTTAACGACGTAAACTAACCTTAGGGAGCAGATGTGCCGCTATGTGAAGTTCGTCCAACCGATTCAGGTTCTCCTCCACGTTAACCCCACCCCCACTCATgttaagttaatttttttttcaaacatagCATCACACAAATACCTCTTTCCAGCTTTCTTTTACCACCCACACTTTTTTTTTATCACCTCTTTTTCCTTTCAACCTAGCATGAGGTCCCTCCTCAACACCCTTTTATAATTGTCTTAACTCCCTTCCCAAATGTCCCCTGCCACCCAATACAATCAATGCATGTGAGGTACGGGTTCTGCTGCTTGCTGCTTTGACCACCCACTTTGTGGGCACCACGCACGAAGATCTCCAATTCGTGGCCGCTGCCTGCGCAATGGAGCATTTTGCTGCCGCTGTCCTTGAGGTGGTCCACTTCGTGCGCGCCAGGCTTGGAATGAGGCATTTCGTGGATGCCAGCCGCGAAATGGTGATGCTTGCCAGTGTTAGCTCCATTTCATTGCCTCCACCCATTAATTGAAGTGCAATCCCATTTCGCAGGCGGCCCCCAAGAATTGGTCCTGCGCATTTGTGGAACAATTTGCTTCGGTGCGTATTTTCGGAATTAAAGTTTTttgaatatttatttatataaaaaagccgAGAAGGCTCTGGCTCGGACGATTGAGATCTGTGTTATGAATGCGCGAATTGGGAAGCGAAAGGACGAGGGAGGAAGAACCAACCTCTGTTACTTGTTTGTATTGATGCATAGGAAACGGTGGCAAGGATCGTGAAATAATTATTCAAAGTagagaaaaaaaattctaaatggcctaacaatttttttaaaagacaACGAGGTTCCCAATCAAAAATATGTTTTTTGGTCTCTTATATATTTATTTGTGTGAGATTGATTAGTTTTTCtgtcaatattttttatatatattaatgaaATAAGTTTACATgaccaatgagttatagctcaaataacatagtctcctcatactcaCCTAAGAGGTCGCGGATTCGAATCTTTCTATTTtcgataaaaagaaaaaagaaataagtTTACATGATATATTAAACTGTTAATTTATCCAATAAAAATCAACTAGAATTAACAACTTTTGTTTTGTTAGAAATTTCGTTGTCTTTTAACGATAATTATTAAggttatttagtttttttttaaaatatttttattaccttttttaaatatattaaaaagaaaaaagttcaaAATTCTCTTAAAAAACTATCAATTTAatattcaaattattttttaattttgtctttacatatatttttaaattacaaCCACTACATTTTTACTCAACTCAATCCTATTCAAGAAAAATAACCCAACAAATATCTAAAtttttcttcctccttctttttactattttaactcttaaaatttaccatttatttttttctcttttttattcttcCATAATTACTTATTGACTATCCTAATGTTTATATTTCTCTTCACATAATATTTCTTTTCACATAATATTTTATGTACATGTTGATTCACATAAAGTGTTATTCACAAGTGtaactaaaattaataatttaatataatttgataaattattttgCTTTATTCATTATAAAATTATAATGTTATCATTATTATTTATCCATTCAACTaactacaaaaatacaaaaagtttttatttttctaaaacttTCGAAAATATGAATACAATGATCTTTGAGTTACATGGCTTAGGATTTAAAGATGATCTTTTAAATGAATATTGATtggaaatagaaaaaaatattgtaaaaatattacataaataataaaaaataaaagatgtgacattttatttattagataatttaaaaaatatatagagAAAATTAACAATATTGTtacctaaaaaaattatttaataaaactAAGAGA harbors:
- the LOC107621328 gene encoding uncharacterized protein LOC107621328; this translates as MANLRPAPAKWSSKSIQVWCPRNGPDSNRGHLLSGAHKMVAQPFSGWRPRNDDIRGGGHELVPTQSIGSIYSLELCLNLQDIGGSSSSSNNVEGNADIREARPSPSTLVGFDRYPTSGIAETSDEDEIEDFSGDEAEAVPETQPLYGNFVPPTHVASGGGGVSCRTPAHYLSLNLEAMHSSTAEDRPSSYALSGEMELEIWLKFLNRETTILAVKNYNIRRSAEYKVVESDQSRYVCQCKQFGDQCRWMVRVAKTRSSRFWEIRKYQGPHSCLASSMSQDHAQLDSNVICQHIFPMVLADATICVKVLQGAVESAYGYKVSYKKVWHAKQKAIARIYGDWDDSYDQLRRYFNALQAFVPGTIVDLQMRPYYVGNTLDRDSVMFHQVFWSFPSCVEAFKHCKPLVSVDGTHLYGKYAGTLLMGIAQDGNNNILPVAFAIVERENTDSWYFFLTNLRRHVATQPGVLLISDRHAAIKAALERDGCGWEHNVYCVQHIASNFATSFKSKEAKRHLVNAAYSKTQEQAQYYLELISSEDPITSPQMMAWIRGLEPPKWLQHRDDGRRYGHMTTNLSKCINSVLKGTRNLPVCAIVKSTYHRLNELFVIKGRQAQAQIACGQVFSQFLQKVILANREGISQMLVTSYDRATSIFIVDEIADVGVQSRFWVYLERRRCDCGYFQALHYPCAHALAACAYARLEWQQYVEVVYRVENVFRVYEMEFQPMPNEEMWPPYEGQRVRPNPLLRRTME